The Pyrus communis chromosome 2, drPyrComm1.1, whole genome shotgun sequence genome includes a window with the following:
- the LOC137724771 gene encoding large ribosomal subunit protein P1y-like, whose amino-acid sequence MAMDLEATAITAEKIATLVKAANVPVEPYWPGLFTKLAKKKNIEDLILNSGAGGAVAAPAPGVGDATAPAAAAAAPPPEDKKKKEEPEEESDDDCPISDLFS is encoded by the exons ATGGCCATGGATttggaggccacg GCCATTACCGCCGAGAAGATTGCAACATTGGTGAAAGCTGCCAACGTCCCTGTCGAGCCTTACTGGCCTGGCCTGTTCACCAAGCTCGCTAAGAAGAAAAACATTGAAGATCTTATCCTGAATTCTGGTGCTGGTGGTGCTGTTGCCGCTCCTGCCCCAGGTGTAGGAGATGCTACTGCCccggctgctgctgctgctgctcctcCACCGgaggataagaagaagaaggaggaaccTGAGGAAGAGAGTGACGACGATTGTCCAATTTCCGATTTGTTCAGTTAG